CGTTTTCGAgggaaatattgaaaaaaaaaaattatttgctaTATACATCATCAAAACCACTGACctaataagaaatttaaattagtgaacctttaatttctgcaaaaataaaatattttttggacaTAGTAGTTAATTCCGTATAGCTTAaggcaattttaaaaataagtcatcatgcctattgccatttagaaatttataaaataaaacaccagcaaacgaaaaaaaaaatcagagcTGCATGAAATACTCTTTACGTACTTATACAAAACTTATAGGAATCTACCATAGATCGGTAGAGAAACCAAGATAGAACAAAATACAACCATACGCTAGAGTAAGGTGGATAGACGGTCATTTTCAGAAACCGTATGGACCTGTAAGGACTTACTTAGCAAGGATCATATCATACATATTTTTCTAAAACCTCAGGTTTGTAATTACCAATATATAACTAATCAAGAAAAGAAAACCCTCAAAAATTGGCAGGTATATTCCATTGAAATGTTTTTCTATAAAAgtgcaataaacaaataaatataaaatatatactacgaagaaacacacatcgccatcctgCCCggcccaaagcaagcgtagcttgtgttgtgttatgaatatacgcgtgcataaatacttataatatacagataaacacccaaacactaacaaagttaacaattatttaaggaaatataacatttttattattttccgaaatgtatcaaaaattattaacctttttaacataaaattataattgttttattttaattttgaataaaatttactaGATTTTCATATAATGACTCGAAAGCAATAtcccattttaaatattttttaataaaacttatatttgaaaattatttgacTATTAGATAAAAAGATGAAGCAAATTTGCAAAATATGACAAAGGAaagtttgatatatttttataataaataagttttgatttgataaataaaacctaGGTAACACTTGGTTCGTAAATTAGTATACCttcgtaaattaataatatgcaCTGTATAATTACTTATACTATGTAAAAGTGATTCTTATACTTTGTCAATATCAACCATGGTTATCAGTGCACGGCGCAACACTATCTGTTTTACAGCGGTTTTACACAAAGGCTCATTCTCAAACACAATATTTGTATTTCATTTTCGGTCTCGCTCtcaatattattcattgttcctaagtttcacttttgtttttcatagccgatctataattttattttaaatccatgTGCAAACTCTACGCCCAGTGGTATTATCCATGTTTTGTTTCAATTGATGATACAAAAACGTTTTCAATGTTTAACCAAAGAGCTTTCTAGTTTGAATCCTCTTTGGCTAATTAATATCTGTCAATTTGTTTACCTTTATAGTATCTGTCATTCGCATGGCACATATTATGTTGCTTTAATGTCATTCGGATTCGGTGGTCATTCGTTATTCGTCCAATCTTTTGTAAATTGAaagcaaccaataaaaatatacacgtatattttatgttaaatcgtTATCTCTTGCGATGGAAAATTCACGTTTTGGATAATTGCTTTTTGTAATAGTGTCATTTAATTTATGAGCATACCAATATCATTACATGTTTTTTTGCTACACGCAGAGTGCTAGTCTGAAAATATCGAGATaacaatgtatatttattatttcttagtgAGTCTTGTTTTTACAATTGGATATGTAACTACAGTTGAGGAGACTTCATTACGAATGTCGAAAGCAGAAAGATTGTTTCTAAGGTAAACCCTTAATGTTTTTTCCTGGTTTTAAGTTAGCACTACAGTATGTAGTGTTGAGGCATATTTAGTTTAGccatttaacattcatttgaTTATCATAATACATATGTTGTTATGTTAAGTACTTAGGTTCTGATTGCACAAGCTTCTGGAATGATGTTAAGATCTTTAAGATATAAAActgtaaagaaaaaaaggtcttaacttaataaataacacCAAACTAGTTCTTGTCTATAAAACctgaaactatttaaatattgctGATTTGAATACTTTACATGTAATAAATAACACCAAACTAGTGTGCTAATAGCTGTGTTTGCATACAAATATATGGCTATGCCTACATGGCACATGGTAATCAGGTCAACCTAAGCTGGTGTTTTAATTGACCTCATTAGTGAATATGACCTGTCAACAAGCTGGAAGGAGTAAGAGCTACTGATGTTCATTTGTTAGTTAACATTTGAATGTTCTTTGGACACCATAACACTAACTCTATTCaacatattatctttattacttAATCTTAGCAATGGTATgttgtaaagacaacatctcctgaggtttTGGTGGTGGTGGTATAGAAACAATTGAAATCAAAACTTATCCCATAATTTATCAGATTAAGCTTAGTGTCCCATAATTAGGCTTAGTGTTCATTGTAAGGTGATTTGATGTTATATATAGTGTTGTTTGAATTGTGTGATATGTTGGCAGTTCTAGTGGTCAACAAAGTGGTTTAAAGATTGGCATGACAAATATACAGAATATTAACCTTAACTTGAAGGAACAGAAACAAAGTAgatttccaggatgcaagcaatATATCTGGCAAATTTCCATCAAGGTTTGTGCTGTTTGTGGTTAAGCCAAATGTAggagaaaaataattaacaaacaagcactttcacattcattttataattaagaactagtataaaatgtaaacagtCCTGCCTGATAGGCCACTCAGGACCAAGTTTAAATCTGTATCTGtaaacagtatatttaaaataataggattttttttatagggaACAATCCCGTCGTATGTTCTACCATgcctttgatgcgtacatggaTAATGCATACCCAGCAGACGAGTTAATGCCTCTAACTTGTAAAGGCAGATGGAGGGGGGTGACTCCAAACCGCGGCGATCTGGATGATGTGCTTGGAAAGtaagcattttaatatttatacagtaAAAAGGAAAACAATGAAATTTAATTGAGTGGTTGTGTAATACCAATTATTATAGCTTACCTTCATGttcctaaatattattattgcttaCTGACTTGTTGATAACCTTGTATTTATTTGGCTATACAAAGAACCAcaaagtatattgtatataaaacttaattttattacatgaaTAGTGAATACTCCAACACTATTTGTACATCTgtttaatattgtatatataacgACTGTGTGTCTGCTGTTTTTAGGTTTACAATGTCTACTTAAAATGGCTgctatttgtttctttttataaacCTTTGTATAAACATTGTGGTTCAGTTTTAAAATGTCATTAAATCTGTCtgttatagtttaaaaatttacattacataaataaaagattttaagttatttaaaaaaagcagtgcaatcaaatgaatttgaataaaatgaaactgttaattttatgatatttcttataatttatttcagcttCTCACTAACACTGGTGGACAGTCTAGACACTTTGGTGGTGATGGGCGATTTTGCAGAGTTTAGCAGAGCCATCAAGTTGGTCATCAATGATGTAACTTTCGACCATGATATCATAGTTTCTGTTTTTGAGACCAACATACGGATGCTTGGGTATGTCAACTGTTCCATAGCACCCAGCTCTTTTATAGAGACCTTCTGGGACCCTGGTGTAAGTTCCACGTTTACAGTTGTCACTTCACTAAATTTGTTTTGGATTTGGGATTGCAAAGTCATGATGTTTGGTCTTCCAAAtcaagaattataaatttatgtatttttaatcttGCAAAGTTTTTCTTAACTATTGTACTGttgctaatagaaaaatgatACTTTTGTATTTTCATCACAGTTCATTTCTTCAATTATATTCAACATTCTGTGATAAAATGAAGATGAGATTGATGATAGCAAATTCTAACCATGTCCTACCAAATTTGTTGTTAGTGACTAAATTTTATTCCCTTGTTCAACACAACCTTAACTGAATtgacaaatataaatttaggcTAACCTTTTACTTATTTTCCTACCTGAAAAATcacaaaactatttttagaCCTGTAATTTTACTTCAAGAGTTCTTTGTATCTATGGGTTGATTAAATTCTACCATAAAAAATCTCACTGATCACAAAACAAAGTAGTATGTTTAGCTTGCACAACTCACAGTAACAATACATGTGATAGATTCAGAGACAGCCCCAAAGGCTATTGATGTCTTCGTGGTATAAATTAGTTCACTGCTGACGATGGAAAAGTGTCCTAGAGGGACTTCAACACAATGATGCTCAGCCGCTATTGACAGCATCTTGGATCCTATGATTTTTAGACTGGAGAAGATTAATCTGACAtatcatatatttatacaattttcagAGGTCTTCTATCAGCTCATGTTTTGGCAACGTCGTTAAAAAATGACATACTAGTTTTAAAATGGTACAATGGCGAATTGTTAACCATGGCTGAAGATCTGGGGCGAAGACTTCTACCCGCGTTCTATACCTCTACTGGCATACCGCATGGACGtgtgagtttaaataaaaaaaaacaatttactttTTCTTATGCTGACTATGGTTATGCTGCCCATATCTAAAGAAGAATTTTCCCCCTTGTGTGTCATTAAAGTACATAGAAGATGGACAAGTTGCGTGTGGGAATGGTTTTGTGGAAATATCACTTCTAGATAGCAGCCTAAGATATCCTGCGTTAAACAGACCTTCTTTGTATGGTTCGGAGGGATTGTGTGAGACAGGCGGACCGAGTGTGGTGACGCTCTCTCAGAAAGTACCATCTTCTGCAGTGGACGTATACTTCGGCcgttaattataataagtcAATATCCTATCAGTAGTAGtcaggcctctcccaacgggaggcttttctgatctgccgtcaccacgctTACAATATTGTCTTTGCATGTGAAACTTATTTAAGCGCTTTAGGAATTATAAAAGAGCATTCTTTGCAAAGAGCCGGCCGTGTGGTCAGGGCATATCAGAATACACTTGTCACCACCCCTCGACTAACGGAACAGAGCTAGAACAGACGGCAGCAATCACAAATCCTGCCTGCCCAGCTTGTGACTgtaaaggctattgatgatttttAAGCATGTGAATGGGTGATTTTCTTATAAAACATGAAATCTGGTTCTCTGGTTGCTAgcttggagaaaatctccagtatgagttataaatactgaagggtagactttttataactcttaccctctatgcacgccactgcttggcTGATACCTTCTTAATTGGTCCGGCCTCTCGCAGTTTCATTTAATTCACGTATTTCTTATGACGGATACAcgcaactttatttatttgtccagATTAATCTTCGGCATGGAATAAGAGGTCTGTCGGAGTCAAGGGAGACGTGCACAGCTTGTGCTGGTACCATGGTTTTAGAAATGGCAGCGCTTTCCCGTCTAACAGGTCAGCCTATATTTGAGCAGAAGGCTCACAAGGCCATGGATCGACTGTGGACAATAAGGCATAGGTAAGCTAACTTAATTAACtcgaatttataaatttagtgaGGTTTTTCTTGACGAGAATTATAGATTAGGTTATATCATTCTACCGCCCTTAAAAGCCGAGTGAACTAACTAATAGAAACGTGGAAACGCTAGGAacttgcttatatattatagattccAAATAATTTTGATTCAAGGTCTTCCGATTTAATGGGCTCAGTTCTTAACATACACAATGGGGACTGGATCCGAAAGGATTCAAGTGTTGGTGCTGGAATCGATTCCTACTACGAATACTGCTTGAAAGCGTACATACTCCTTGGCGACGAGAAATACTTGGCCAGGTTCAATAGACATTACAATGCTGTTATGAAGTACATAAGCCGGGGTCCAATTATGATGGCTGTTCATATGCATAGGTAAGTgagatttgattattttattatagtggttggatttattgattaaataatcCAAAAATCATCGCCAAAATATAAggctaaatacaaatatattattgtgatattatttccacttgtgcgccaatgctctgttgataaagctgtgggagaaaataaatgtgtatcctttccccggggagataattgtctcttgcctatgctagccgtgctgagaaacaaacggttcccattgGATAAAAAGGGTGATCAGGGTTACAGGTGCTCGGACTCTGGCTCGGTCCACTGAAAGttaagtcctactcactgggtgATCACCGCTTTTATAAAAAAGGGGATATACCTTGATAAATGCGGGGGacagatattaaataaatatatttcttgcaGGCCCCATTTACAATCGCGCAACTTTATGGACGCTTTACTCGCGTTCTGGCCAGGACTTCAGGTGATGCTCGGCGACGTACGGCCCGCGGTTGAAACCCACGAAATGTTGTATCAAGTGATGCAACGCCACACTTTCATACCAGAGGCGTTCACTTCTGACTTTCAGGTGAGAATTTAAAACTGCTTTAGGCGCGTTGACCATTTtttggtgaaaaaaaaatcatcgaaCTCGCGTTATAAAAGCGTTCGGTATAGTAGAgtagagtatatatatatatatatatatatatatatatatactgtgtatgtacatagatttagttttcgcCTCTATCGGCATCCCAAAAAGATTGCCCAGAATGACATCACGGCAAATGGcataacgcttgcttctattaGTGTTCCCTAGCATAGGAGATAAAATACTACAACTGCAAGCTGCCCCGATACTGGTTGCTTCAAGATGGGCATTAcagtttattttgatattaagcAACTATTAGCGCGCTCGACCCGTACGCCATCACTCCGAAACGCGTGACGCCGTCTTATGACGTCATGCTCTCTCTGTTTTCTTGCAATAattctgttttaaaaatatattaattaaactgtttctatatatatcaattaattataaataattaaccttgatttttaaaatttgccGGTTATTCCGTGAcggccattttttttataattatttgtttttatggaTCGGCCTCGTAGCCTGTATACGGATTCTGGTcgtggtcctgtatacggactgacattgTGGCGTTTTCGTACACCTGGACGTAAGACCTGGATGTACCGGTAGTAAATGCGGTAGTAAATCTCTGCAgagaccttaacacagcccaggtttcaccgaatcaaaggctttctcatagtccacaaacgctaagcaaagtggccggttatactcttgggTCTTCTGTATACCCTGCcccagcgtatgtatgtggtttATGGTACTAGAACCCTTTCAGAAATCGGCTTATCCGgccgataattattattattaacggctggaagtcgtcgaacctattcgcgagacgattcgtaatggctctcgagaacaacttgtagacatggctcatcAGCAAGATGGGTCTGTatttcttcagcaaggtattgtcaccttttttgaagaacagatcCACCATGCTGTTGTGCCATGCCTCTCGCGTTGTGCCTTAGTGAGACTTGGTCACCGAAGTTATACAAAACCTCTGAAATCTACAATGGCActaactggaatatgtttgtgtgatgatcatgaatgttgtTCACTTTCTGggtctttattaatttatttatattattaacatattattcatcagtaatctcaATAACCatcataacacaagttacgcttactttggggctagaccacgatgtgtgtattgtcgtaatctacaacgtgtaaatgaaaaccgaaatataacttcacaggctttagaggtacattatgtactgtctctgagacttatctgtgaaaacaaaaccctaatagttttttagtaaaccaatgccatagtttttactgaaagaaatcagatacagcaaaCATCAcgagcaaaattaaaatcatgtgactcctgtcacgtTTTTAAGCGACGCGTAGCGTAGCTACTATGCGCCTGTCGGTCTCttattcaatagggttgtcataagtaaaccactttgaatgatttaatatatttacagggtgattccttatgaaatataattatgcatgcttcaatattatttcgtaattcagttacacgttatatatatttatttagagttCTGCTGTTGTATCTGTTTTTATATTGACAAATAGCTGGTTATAGTCTTAACTTATCAACTCAGGTACACTGGGGTCAGCATCCACTCCGCCCGGAGTTCTTAGAGTCAACGTACTTTCTGCACCGTGCTACTGGGGACGAGCATTACTTACAAGTTGGCAAAATGGTCCTAATGGCGTTGCAGCAGCACACTCGAGTGCCTTGCGGCTATGCGGCAGTAAACGACGTGAGAACTAGAGTTCAAGAAGACAGGATGGACTCCTTCGTACTGGCCGAAACTTTCAAATATCTATACATGTTGTTTGGCGAAGATAAAGACTTGCCTTTTAAACTAGAGGAATACGTTCTGACCACGGAGGCTCATTTCTTGCCGTTGTCCTTGGCCACAGACGGACGTAACGCGTCATATTTAAAGTTCAATTTTGATGAAGACGAAGATAAGTACAGGAAGTAAGTATAGTATTAGtccatcatcatcctcatcaagatcctcatcatcatcatgatgatcAACTAcatgaatgatgatgaaatattgccggcccactacagggcacgggactcctctcagaatgaggagggattaggccatagtctaccacgtGCGGATGGGCACacttcgcacacctttgagaccgttatggagacctctcaggcatgcaggtttcctcccgatgttgtccttcactgTCAATatcaagagatattttaaatttcttaaattaaaaatgcacataacggGGATCGAAGGCGAAGCTCTagccacaaggctatcaccgcttaaattAGTTACGTGCCATTTAATAACATGCTTActctcagagttctccataatgtcctcaaactATGGtctaacaccttctcattgcggaaggagacctgtgccttatagaaggccggtaatgtgtttGATATGACATCCTGCCCGTACGGTTTTGAGTCTTTTCCTTCTGTTATATTACAAGTTGACAAATTTAATGTTGAATTTAACAAAGGGGTCtgaatattttagtatggaGCCTGGCTCACCTCCTGCCGAGctgaaccaaaaaaaaaaaaacgaaaaatcacggacgaagtcgcgggcaacagctagtttaatttatagatacaatttcatttgatttaagAATATATGACTATAAAATTTTATCCTTATCGTTATCTATACATTATCTTTATCATGTAGACTTGTTAAATATACTACCGGGCTACCTTGACATACCCTTTCAAACAATATGATTTTTCAATATTGGTCTACGATTGAGGGAAAAATCCTTGAAcgaatatcaaaaataaaataccgatCGAACTGTGAAGTTGGTAAAAAATAGacagtaatataaaaaaggagaagattcctcctttttttattcGGTTAAGATCCTGATAACCCGTTAACATTACGCCGGCGTTGTAAGCGTGAACCAATCAAGGATACACGACCCTTTTTCCCAGGATATGTCCCAGCATGTCATCCGTAGTAGCGGGGGACCTTCGTGAACCGATGCGCCAAATATTAGATTCGACGGCTGCAAGACCGGCCGCGAGATTGCGACCTCTTAACGACCCGCGTCAAGTCGACGCACTCTCCCAAATGGGCATATCTGTGCTAACATTGCCAGATGGACGCGTCCAGCTACTCTATACCACCAACACCGTAAGTATTTGTCACAGAGCACAGTGCACCGTTGGTCTATTGGTTAGCGTCTTCAACTGCAAATTACCAGATATTGGGTTCGAGTCCCAGGTCAGATCGACTAAACAAATTTATACTAACTTGGGTTTTTCTATAGTGAAATATTGATTCAGAAAAATTTTAGGTGCCCACGCCTTTGCCGCGGACACTTTAAGCTGTATTTTAATAGCGCGGTTATACTATGACTATAGTACTATTAGTGTTTCGATTCTTTACGGGAGACTTGTCTCTTTGTCCGTCTGGCAAAAGGCTGTAATCTCAGAAATGAGTAGTATTATTACTTCTAATTCACAAAttatacgtttacttattcttACCATTTATCACAAGCAAGTATTTCGCTTAAAAGCACCCACAATTAAAGTCCATTCCAGGAGAACGGATGGTTATGGACATTTAAACTCACCCAACTCGCTTCGGTGAAACTACAATTTACAATGTCTACGAACTTTAGCCATAATGGCCAGATTTGGACCCCCCAAAAACTGCTTTACCTCTGAACTGTACTGGACCTCCaggtaaaaactttaaaaaccgATGTGAGATAACCAGCGTCATCAGTTACTTAGGTTTGTCGCGACCAGGCCACGCAACCTTTAGTCCGGTTAGACCATGGGTATCCGATTAGAGTATGGGTTTGTTAAACTACCATAACTCTTCCAGGTTACTACGACGACCGACGAGCTGCAGAAGAACTGTCACGATTGCCACCAGGTCCGGGACTCCTGATACTTGTTTATGACGACGCAGTCTGCATCGTCACAACCACTTACAACAAATATAGTCCATGACCACTACCGTAATCCTGATGAGAGGAAGCGTCCTGACCTGGAAGAGGTACGGTAGTTTATTGAACCCAAACTCGAATCGGATGCTTGACAACGAACCCTAAAACCCAGCCGCAAATGTCTACCTTAGGGCAAGGATGAACTAAGGTAGTAATTAGCGGTTTAGCCTCCCACCTAAACAGCTTTTTATTGTGTGCTTTTATGACAGCTGCTGCCCGCTTACCTAATGCCCATACCAACCCTGCAAGCTGCAACGAATTGGAAACTTAGTAAACTTTAATGGCAACTGGAAAATAAAACGCACTGTTCATTTCCAATGGTGCCAGCATCGTTTCGAGCATGTCAATCGTCTAAATAAGTGTATAGTTGACGTTCAGTGGTTTGATTGTAGTTGTTAACCGATCATACCAAAACGTTACGGCAGTTAATCTGAATCTATTGAGAAGTTCTGATAATTCTGTACAGCCAGAGCGAGACAAGTCTAAGCCGTCGTCTGCATTCAAAGCAATTAGACGTTTAGACCGTGGCTTATAATTCATTCGAATCACACGAATATTATCACATCGTACTACTTCAACTTTTGAACGTCAATACGAATAAAAGTTCTCTTTAGTTAATAATTGCGTTGCTTTAGACTAATGCTTTGGTTATACTTCAGGCTATTTCGCCAAGAGACGCAGCCGAAGGACTCACGTTCATGCGCGAGATGTCCAAGTGGAACACATTGGGTGACATGGAAAACGGAGTGGTTGCAGCCGGAATCAAAATTAACGATAAGATATTGCCAGCTGGACCTGGACAGTTTGGAAAAATTATATCCGGGTCTGTCAGATACGTTGGGAAACCTGCATTCGCCAGTCCCATCGACGCTTGCGAGGATATAACAAATGGGGACGAAGTAACCGGAAAGTTTGCGATCGTGACACGCGGTCAGTGCACGTTTGCACAGAAAGCCCGCTACCTCCAAAAGGTTGGGGCAACTTTAGCAATTATTCTGGACAACGTGAAAAGCACCACCTTTGAATCCTCAGCGCTATTTGCCATGTCGGGAGATGGCAAGGACGATATCGAAATACCAACCATTTTTCTCTACGCTCGGGAAGGTCTCCAGTTGAGTCAAGCGTTGAGTGAAAATCCTGACCTTTCTGTAACAATTGGCGTACTTAATTCCTTGAAGCAGGAGTACGAGAACCAGTGCGACAACGAAAGCTGCGAACCCGTTACTAATGCGAAAATTGAGCCGGACGATAAGGAATCCTTAAATCACTTGCGAAAAGTTCTTAGTAAACTCGTAGTACAATTTGAATTATCTGCCAACGAAGAGCCGTCTATTAAGGCGTATATCGATAGCAGTCAAGACTTTTACGTGCCTAGAGATAAATTAGTTAATGGGGAGAC
The sequence above is a segment of the Pararge aegeria chromosome Z, ilParAegt1.1, whole genome shotgun sequence genome. Coding sequences within it:
- the LOC120636335 gene encoding ER degradation-enhancing alpha-mannosidase-like protein 3 — translated: MYIYYFLVSLVFTIGYVTTVEETSLRMSKAERLFLREQSRRMFYHAFDAYMDNAYPADELMPLTCKGRWRGVTPNRGDLDDVLGNFSLTLVDSLDTLVVMGDFAEFSRAIKLVINDVTFDHDIIVSVFETNIRMLGGLLSAHVLATSLKNDILVLKWYNGELLTMAEDLGRRLLPAFYTSTGIPHGRINLRHGIRGLSESRETCTACAGTMVLEMAALSRLTGQPIFEQKAHKAMDRLWTIRHRSSDLMGSVLNIHNGDWIRKDSSVGAGIDSYYEYCLKAYILLGDEKYLARFNRHYNAVMKYISRGPIMMAVHMHRPHLQSRNFMDALLAFWPGLQVMLGDVRPAVETHEMLYQVMQRHTFIPEAFTSDFQVHWGQHPLRPEFLESTYFLHRATGDEHYLQVGKMVLMALQQHTRVPCGYAAVNDVRTRVQEDRMDSFVLAETFKYLYMLFGEDKDLPFKLEEYVLTTEAHFLPLSLATDGRNASYLKFNFDEDEDKYRKICPSMSSVVAGDLREPMRQILDSTAARPAARLRPLNDPRQVDALSQMGISVLTLPDGRVQLLYTTNTAISPRDAAEGLTFMREMSKWNTLGDMENGVVAAGIKINDKILPAGPGQFGKIISGSVRYVGKPAFASPIDACEDITNGDEVTGKFAIVTRGQCTFAQKARYLQKVGATLAIILDNVKSTTFESSALFAMSGDGKDDIEIPTIFLYAREGLQLSQALSENPDLSVTIGVLNSLKQEYENQCDNESCEPVTNAKIEPDDKESLNHLRKVLSKLVVQFELSANEEPSIKAYIDSSQDFYVPRDKLVNGETSCDLNFSTASKDVKEEISENNEFGDF